TTCATTTTAGGCAATTGCGCAGTCATGATGTCTAGAAATGCATCAACCGCAGGGCGGTTGCGCAAGCCGCGGCGCTTGATGACTGCGAACTCGTCACGCGCCAAACCCTTGTCCGTCAAGGGGATTGCCACCAGAGTGCCCTGCCGCAAATCTGTCTCGATGCCGATGGGCGGCTGGAAGGCGATACACTGGTTCAAACGCGCCATGGTTGCCATCAAACGCAACGAATTGCACTCCATCACCCGGGCACCATGGGGCATTTTCGTGCGACGGCGTAATGTATGTTCCAATATAGCGCGTAGGCTGATGTCATTGGAGGGCCAGGCCACAGCATGTTCCATGCATTGGCCAAGGGTCAGGGTTTTCGCCTTGGCCAGCGCATGATCGGGCGACATGACGGCACAGACTTTCAAGGCCGCCCCTGTCACGACTTCCAGATTGCGCAATTGCTTCGGGTTGAAGGTGAAACCCACTTCGGCGCGGTGGTCATGCACCATTTCGGTCACCGTCTCGGAACCCGCCACGCTCACGCTGAAGGTGATGCCGGGATAGGTGGTCGCATAAGTCTGCAGCAATTCCGGCAGCAAAGAGACCGAGACCGATTCCACCGAAGCGATGCGCAAGTGCCCCTGGCGAAGACCATTCAAGGCATCAAGCCGCTCAATGATGTTCTCAAGGCTGTGCCGCGAGGCACGCAGGCCCTGCAGCAGAATCTCACCGGCAGGCGAGAGGGAGATGTTGCGGCCATCGCGGTCCAGCACGGCGGTGGCCAATTCGGATTCCAGCAGTTTGAGCTGGCGGCTGATGGCCGAGGGCGCAACGTTGAGCCTACGCGCCGCCTCGCGCACCGAGCCGGTTTCCGCCACGGCGAGGAAATAACGATAGGCAATGTCGAGGAATGAAGCAGGCATGGGCAAAGCATAAGCGGGATTTGCAGTGCGCGTCACCACCGCTCTTGTCCACCGCGCATCGCTTGCAATCTTTGCGGCGGCGGAGACTTGCTCTATGCTTCTGATCCTCTTGGGGAGAACAAGGTCATGTTAATCAGGGAAGGCGTGGAGCGGGACCAGGCCATCGATATCAGGCTGGCCTGCGTGCTGGGCTGCGTGGCTGGGGCGATGAATGCGGCGGCGTTTTTCGCAGTCGGGTTCTTTTCCGCCAACATGACGGGCAATCTTTCCAGCCTGTCAGAGAAAATAGCTTCCGGCGAATATGCGTTAGCGTCATTCTTCCTTTCGATCCTAATGGCTTTCATTTTCGGCTCGCTGTGTTCGTCCTCGTTGATCACGGCAGGGCGCAGAAAGACGCGCAAAATTTATGCCTATGCTTTGGTGCTCGAAGCTTCACTTATTGCTCTGGTCGGCGGATCGGACCTGTGGGCCAACAGGGATTGGCGGGTCTCGATCATCGTGCTGGGGCTGGCCTTTGCCATGGGTTTCCAGAATGCCATCAGCACGCTGATCTCGTCAGCCCGGGTGCGCACCACGCATGTTTCCGGCCTGATCACTGATATTGGGATTGCGGCCTCGAGTTTTCTGATGGGCAAACATGAACTCCGGGGCATCAATGCCTCAAACCTGCAGCTGCAGCTCATCACTGTGGGGTCTTTTTTGGTGGGTGGCGTGATGGGCGTGCTGCTTTACCGGGTGATGGGCGGCTATCTGCAACTGATCACCGCGCTGGCGCTGCTCACGCTTTCGCTGCTCACAATCACCAATCCGGACACCCCAGCGCATGACCGCGCCAAGGGCTGACTGAAGCCTCAAGCTTTGCCTTGGTAACAGCCCGCAGAGTGGCTTGATTTTGACCCGTTTCCGGCGCAAAAGGCCGCAAGCAAGCGCGATTTCCGGCCCGGCACCCGTCTGGCCGATGGGAAATCGCGCCGTTTAATTGAACTGGCGCCTGTTCCCGCCGTTAAAGTTTCTGACTTTGCCGGAACAAGCGTTTTTAAGGATTCTGAATGGCCAAAGAAGAACTTCTCGAATTTGAAGGCACGGTTGCCGAACTGCTGCCCAACGCCACGTTCCGGGTGAAGCTGGATCACAACGGCCACGAGATCATCGCGCATACATCCGGCAAAATGCGCAAGAATCGCATCCGCGTTCTGGCCGGCGACCGGGTGATGGTCGAAATGACGCCCTATGATCTGACCAAGGGCCGCATCAATTACCGGTTCAAATAAAACATGAGCGACGACAAGGCACGTCTGGTTCTGGCCAGTGGTAGCCCACGACGACTGACGCTGCTGGACCGCATCGGGCTGGCGCCTGATCTGCTCAACCCTGCCGACATCGATGAAACGCCGTTGAAGCGCGAAAGCCCGCGCAAGCTTTCTGTGCGCCTGGCCGAAGCCAAGGCCAGAAAGGCGAAAGACGCGCCGCAGGTCAAAGCTTTGGGCCGCAACACCTATATTCTGGCTGCCGATACGGTGGTGGCGTTGGGCCGGCGCATCCTCCCGAAAGCCGAAACCTATCAGGACGCCAAGGACTGTCTCACGCTACTGTCTGGCCGTTCGCACTGGGTCTACTCCACCGTCTCGCTTATCGCGCCCGATGGCCGGCAGACCACGCGCACCAGTGAGACAAAAGTGCGCTTCAAGCGCCTCTCGCGCGAAGATCTCGACAGCTATCTGAAGAGCGAAGAATGGAAAGGCAAGGCCGGCGGCTACGCCATCCAAGGCCGCGCCGAAGCCTTTGTGCGCTATCTCTCCGGCTCGCATGCCGCCGTGGTTGGCCTGCCGCTGAATGAAACCGTGTCGCTTCTGCAGG
This genomic interval from Aestuariivirga litoralis contains the following:
- a CDS encoding LysR substrate-binding domain-containing protein, with amino-acid sequence MTRTANPAYALPMPASFLDIAYRYFLAVAETGSVREAARRLNVAPSAISRQLKLLESELATAVLDRDGRNISLSPAGEILLQGLRASRHSLENIIERLDALNGLRQGHLRIASVESVSVSLLPELLQTYATTYPGITFSVSVAGSETVTEMVHDHRAEVGFTFNPKQLRNLEVVTGAALKVCAVMSPDHALAKAKTLTLGQCMEHAVAWPSNDISLRAILEHTLRRRTKMPHGARVMECNSLRLMATMARLNQCIAFQPPIGIETDLRQGTLVAIPLTDKGLARDEFAVIKRRGLRNRPAVDAFLDIMTAQLPKMNAVLKK
- a CDS encoding YoaK family protein; the protein is MLIREGVERDQAIDIRLACVLGCVAGAMNAAAFFAVGFFSANMTGNLSSLSEKIASGEYALASFFLSILMAFIFGSLCSSSLITAGRRKTRKIYAYALVLEASLIALVGGSDLWANRDWRVSIIVLGLAFAMGFQNAISTLISSARVRTTHVSGLITDIGIAASSFLMGKHELRGINASNLQLQLITVGSFLVGGVMGVLLYRVMGGYLQLITALALLTLSLLTITNPDTPAHDRAKG
- the infA gene encoding translation initiation factor IF-1: MAKEELLEFEGTVAELLPNATFRVKLDHNGHEIIAHTSGKMRKNRIRVLAGDRVMVEMTPYDLTKGRINYRFK
- a CDS encoding Maf family nucleotide pyrophosphatase encodes the protein MSDDKARLVLASGSPRRLTLLDRIGLAPDLLNPADIDETPLKRESPRKLSVRLAEAKARKAKDAPQVKALGRNTYILAADTVVALGRRILPKAETYQDAKDCLTLLSGRSHWVYSTVSLIAPDGRQTTRTSETKVRFKRLSREDLDSYLKSEEWKGKAGGYAIQGRAEAFVRYLSGSHAAVVGLPLNETVSLLQGARYPVYEHWMANPPEGF